Proteins encoded together in one Corallococcus soli window:
- a CDS encoding TIGR01777 family oxidoreductase has protein sequence MGKSHVFDARSQMPVPTADLFAWHTREGAFERLSPPWEPAEVVERTGDGIRPGARVVVKIHLGPIPQRLVAEHTGYEEGASFQDTQREGPFTKWVHNHRVHPGPTPQASVLEDAVEYVLPVGALGDTFGGGYARKRLERVFAYRHTLTRMDLDRHAAFKELGPMTVAIGGASGLVGKALASFLTTGGHRVKRLVRGRANAARGDIAWAPDKGTVDASGLEGVDAVVHLSGANVAEGRWSEERKQEILKSRTESTRVLCEALARMERKPRVLVCASAIGLYGSRGDEELTETSGVGGGFLADVTRQWEAATASAEAAGIRVVHLRIGVVLDASGGALAKLAPAFLAGGGGPIASGKQWMSWVSLEDVIGLIHFAIGTPAVRGPLNAVAPNAVRQGDLARVLGKVLRRPSLFPLPAAVVKTLFGQMGEETLLSSAHVLPAVAQAHGFPFLFPDLEGALRFTLGRTTEGAEFRHT, from the coding sequence ATGGGCAAGTCGCACGTCTTCGATGCGCGCAGCCAGATGCCAGTCCCCACCGCCGACCTCTTCGCCTGGCACACCCGCGAGGGCGCCTTCGAGCGCCTGTCGCCCCCCTGGGAGCCCGCCGAGGTCGTCGAGCGCACCGGCGACGGCATCCGCCCCGGCGCCCGCGTCGTCGTGAAGATCCACCTGGGCCCCATCCCCCAGCGACTGGTCGCCGAACACACCGGCTACGAGGAGGGGGCTTCCTTCCAGGACACCCAGCGTGAAGGGCCCTTCACGAAGTGGGTCCACAACCATCGCGTGCACCCAGGCCCCACCCCCCAGGCGTCCGTCCTGGAGGACGCGGTGGAGTACGTGCTGCCCGTGGGCGCGCTGGGCGACACCTTCGGCGGGGGCTACGCGCGAAAGCGGCTGGAGCGCGTGTTCGCGTACCGCCACACCCTCACCCGCATGGACCTGGACCGCCACGCCGCCTTCAAGGAGCTGGGCCCCATGACGGTGGCCATCGGCGGCGCCTCGGGCCTGGTGGGCAAGGCGCTGGCGTCGTTCCTCACCACCGGCGGCCACCGCGTGAAGCGGCTGGTGCGCGGCCGTGCGAACGCGGCCCGGGGCGACATCGCCTGGGCTCCCGACAAGGGCACCGTGGACGCCTCGGGCCTGGAAGGCGTGGACGCCGTGGTGCACCTGTCCGGGGCCAACGTCGCGGAGGGGCGCTGGTCGGAGGAGCGCAAGCAGGAGATCCTCAAGAGCCGCACGGAGAGCACCCGCGTGCTGTGCGAGGCCCTGGCCCGGATGGAGCGCAAGCCCCGCGTCCTGGTGTGCGCCTCCGCCATCGGCCTCTATGGGAGCCGGGGCGACGAGGAACTCACGGAGACGTCCGGCGTGGGCGGGGGCTTCCTCGCGGACGTCACGCGCCAGTGGGAGGCCGCCACCGCGTCCGCGGAGGCCGCGGGAATCCGCGTGGTGCACCTGCGCATCGGCGTGGTGCTGGACGCGAGCGGCGGGGCGCTCGCGAAGCTTGCGCCCGCGTTCCTCGCGGGAGGCGGTGGGCCCATCGCCTCCGGGAAGCAGTGGATGAGCTGGGTGTCGCTGGAGGACGTGATTGGCCTCATCCACTTCGCCATCGGCACCCCGGCGGTGCGCGGCCCGCTCAACGCGGTGGCCCCCAACGCCGTGCGCCAGGGGGACCTGGCCCGGGTGCTGGGCAAGGTGCTGCGCCGCCCCTCCCTGTTCCCGCTGCCGGCGGCGGTGGTGAAGACCCTGTTCGGGCAGATGGGGGAGGAGACCCTGCTCTCCAGCGCCCACGTCCTGCCCGCGGTCGCCCAGGCCCACGGGTTCCCCTTCCTGTTCCCCGACCTGGAGGGCGCGCTGCGCTTCACCCTGGGCCGCACCACGGAGGGCGCGGAATTCCGCCACACGTAG
- a CDS encoding ABC transporter ATP-binding protein has product MIQVEGLTKYYGEHAAIRDLAFTIGQGEVIGFLGLNGAGKSTTLKILGCVLLPTSGRVVIDGHDVVSQSHEVRQRIGYLPDVPPVYEEMTVGEYLAYVARLRDVPAKATAVHVGEAEEKTGLRDVHGEVISTLSHGYRQRVGLAQALVHRPALLILDEPTSGLDPLQIVEMRDVIRGLKGAHTVLVSSHILPEISQTCDRLLIIHKGALLAQGSEEELSRSLGGPSIELEVRGSRARALEVLQPFGAVEARPGEGEVLGLKVAASPELRPQVARAVVGAGLELLRLDAGAGQLEALFLKLTGQEVRA; this is encoded by the coding sequence ATGATCCAGGTCGAAGGGTTGACGAAGTACTACGGCGAGCACGCGGCCATCCGCGACCTCGCGTTCACCATCGGCCAGGGTGAAGTCATCGGCTTCCTGGGCCTCAACGGCGCCGGCAAGTCGACGACGCTCAAGATTCTCGGGTGCGTGCTGCTGCCCACGTCGGGGCGCGTCGTCATCGACGGGCACGACGTGGTGAGCCAGTCCCACGAGGTGCGCCAGCGCATCGGCTACCTGCCCGACGTGCCGCCCGTCTACGAGGAGATGACGGTGGGCGAGTACCTGGCCTACGTCGCCCGCCTGCGCGACGTGCCCGCGAAGGCCACCGCCGTCCACGTGGGCGAGGCCGAGGAGAAGACGGGCCTGCGCGACGTGCACGGCGAGGTCATCTCCACGCTCAGCCACGGCTACCGCCAGCGCGTGGGCCTGGCGCAGGCGCTGGTGCACCGGCCCGCGCTGCTCATCCTGGACGAGCCCACCAGCGGATTGGATCCGCTCCAAATCGTCGAGATGCGCGACGTCATCCGCGGCCTCAAGGGCGCGCACACGGTGCTCGTGTCCAGCCACATCCTCCCGGAGATCTCCCAGACGTGTGACCGGCTGCTCATCATCCACAAGGGCGCGCTGCTCGCGCAGGGCAGCGAGGAGGAGCTGTCGCGCAGCCTGGGCGGCCCGTCCATCGAGCTGGAGGTGCGGGGCTCGCGGGCGCGCGCGCTGGAGGTGCTCCAGCCGTTCGGCGCGGTGGAGGCGCGGCCAGGGGAGGGCGAGGTGCTGGGGTTGAAGGTGGCGGCGTCCCCGGAGCTGCGGCCCCAGGTGGCGCGGGCGGTGGTGGGCGCGGGCCTGGAGCTGCTGCGGCTGGACGCGGGGGCGGGGCAGCTGGAAGCGCTCTTCCTCAAGCTGACGGGCCAGGAGGTGCGCGCGTGA
- a CDS encoding ABC transporter permease encodes MKALLIARRELAGYLRTLSGYVILAVILAVNGLFFNAYALGGASKRSAEVLSGFFYYSSGFTIVAAILVSMRLLAEERQTGTLPLLYASPVRDRDIVLGKYLAGLAFLALYLLCTLYMPLLVLVNGKVSFGHVAAGYLGLLLLGSASLAVGTFGSSLAKNQLLAAIFSAVMLVALILCWLLARITEQPLSDVFSAMSLWNQHFPPFQAGLIHVRDVVYYLAVTYVALFAATRVLEARRWR; translated from the coding sequence GTGAAGGCGCTCCTGATTGCCCGCCGTGAGCTGGCCGGCTACCTGCGCACGCTCAGCGGCTACGTCATCCTCGCGGTCATCCTCGCGGTGAACGGGCTGTTCTTCAATGCGTACGCCCTGGGCGGCGCGAGCAAGCGCTCCGCGGAGGTGCTGTCCGGCTTCTTCTACTACTCCAGCGGGTTCACCATCGTGGCGGCCATCCTGGTGTCCATGCGGCTGCTCGCGGAGGAGCGCCAGACGGGCACGCTGCCGCTGCTCTACGCGTCGCCGGTGCGCGACCGGGACATCGTGCTGGGCAAGTACCTGGCGGGGCTCGCGTTCCTCGCGCTCTACCTGCTGTGCACGCTGTACATGCCGCTGCTGGTGCTGGTGAACGGCAAGGTGTCCTTCGGGCACGTGGCGGCGGGCTACCTGGGGCTGTTGCTGCTGGGCAGCGCGTCGCTGGCGGTGGGGACGTTCGGCTCGTCGCTGGCGAAGAACCAGCTGCTCGCGGCCATCTTCTCCGCGGTGATGCTGGTGGCGCTCATCCTGTGCTGGCTGCTCGCGCGCATCACCGAGCAGCCCCTGTCGGACGTCTTCAGCGCGATGTCGCTGTGGAACCAGCACTTCCCTCCGTTCCAGGCGGGGCTCATCCACGTGCGGGACGTCGTCTACTACCTGGCCGTGACGTACGTGGCGCTGTTCGCGGCGACCCGGGTGCTGGAAGCGCGGAGGTGGCGATGA
- a CDS encoding Gldg family protein yields MSTTGSSGTGLAATVAFVSGLVAVFLAERVLGVGSGRVALAALGTAVAVGATGWRGVRMLAAPPARRPAERWVLALYGVGLAALVLYFLQGDVGTALFGAPLSRSAPRLAGVLAVLFPALLVCSLLPLALVEAALMAMARAPVPETGRVRSALFSGLGMAFVGVFAFAATYVATKADATWDLSYFRTARPGEATRKLVLGLNEPLQVTLFFPPANEVGEAVRQYFRDLEPQSPLLGVEALDQAVEPARGKALGVSNNGSVVLSRGDRKEVLTLGMDLERARGQLQRLDAEVQRRMLSVAKPRRIVYLTGGHGERADTRPVPGEAARPSVSQFKELLRSQNVDVRTLTVAEGLGTEVPRDAAMVVVLGPTGELRPEEVTALHEYWAQGGRLWIGLEPDGAGLESLLKPLGLRSLRVPLANDRVYFRTARQVSDRGNLGTASFSSHPSVTSLSALGSQAAVAFPGAVALELVSPPVAGVKLDTSVRAHAETFADLNGDFEPQAGEVTRAWPLVVAVERPAAGEGKPAPRAVVLADADALGDGILGNVGNAYLAVDTLRWLSGEEALSGVTTSEEDVPLQHTRAQDVAWFYATVFLAPVVVLAVGFFVTRRRGRRAPRSVATVGGAR; encoded by the coding sequence ATGAGCACGACGGGTTCTTCCGGCACCGGGCTGGCCGCGACGGTGGCCTTCGTCTCCGGGCTGGTCGCGGTCTTCCTCGCGGAGCGCGTGCTGGGCGTGGGCTCCGGCCGCGTGGCCCTGGCCGCGCTGGGCACCGCCGTCGCCGTGGGCGCCACGGGCTGGCGAGGGGTGCGGATGCTGGCGGCCCCTCCGGCGCGGCGCCCGGCGGAGCGGTGGGTCCTGGCCTTGTACGGCGTGGGGCTGGCGGCGCTGGTGCTCTACTTCCTCCAGGGAGACGTGGGCACGGCGCTCTTCGGGGCTCCGCTGTCGCGCTCCGCTCCGAGGCTGGCGGGCGTGCTGGCGGTGTTGTTCCCGGCGCTGCTCGTGTGCTCGCTCCTGCCGCTGGCGCTGGTGGAGGCCGCGCTCATGGCGATGGCGCGCGCGCCGGTGCCGGAGACGGGGCGGGTGCGCAGCGCGCTGTTCTCCGGCCTGGGCATGGCGTTCGTGGGCGTGTTCGCGTTCGCGGCCACCTACGTGGCGACGAAGGCGGACGCGACCTGGGACCTGTCGTACTTCCGCACCGCCCGGCCGGGCGAGGCGACGCGCAAGCTGGTGCTCGGCCTCAACGAGCCCCTGCAGGTGACGCTCTTCTTCCCGCCCGCCAACGAGGTGGGGGAGGCGGTGCGGCAGTACTTCCGCGACCTGGAGCCGCAGAGCCCGCTGCTCGGCGTGGAGGCGCTGGACCAGGCGGTGGAGCCCGCGCGGGGCAAGGCGCTGGGCGTCAGCAACAACGGCTCCGTGGTGCTGTCGCGCGGGGACCGCAAGGAGGTGCTGACCCTGGGCATGGACCTGGAGCGCGCGCGGGGCCAGCTCCAGCGGCTGGACGCGGAGGTGCAGCGGCGGATGCTGTCGGTGGCGAAGCCCCGGCGCATCGTCTACCTCACGGGCGGCCATGGGGAGCGCGCCGACACGCGGCCCGTCCCCGGCGAGGCGGCCCGTCCGTCGGTGTCGCAGTTCAAGGAGCTGCTGCGTTCGCAGAACGTGGACGTGCGCACGCTCACGGTGGCGGAGGGGCTGGGCACGGAGGTGCCGCGCGACGCGGCCATGGTGGTGGTGCTGGGGCCCACGGGCGAGCTGCGCCCGGAGGAGGTCACCGCGCTGCACGAGTACTGGGCGCAGGGCGGCCGGCTGTGGATTGGACTGGAGCCGGACGGCGCGGGGCTGGAGTCGCTGCTCAAGCCGCTGGGGCTCCGGTCGCTGCGCGTGCCGCTGGCGAACGACCGCGTCTACTTCCGCACCGCGCGTCAGGTGAGTGACCGGGGCAACCTGGGCACGGCGAGCTTCTCCTCGCACCCGTCCGTCACGTCGCTGTCCGCGCTGGGCTCCCAGGCGGCGGTGGCGTTCCCGGGCGCGGTGGCGCTGGAGCTGGTGTCGCCGCCCGTGGCCGGCGTGAAGCTGGACACGAGCGTGCGTGCGCATGCGGAGACCTTCGCGGACCTCAACGGCGACTTCGAGCCCCAGGCCGGTGAAGTCACGCGGGCGTGGCCGCTGGTGGTGGCGGTGGAGAGGCCGGCGGCGGGGGAGGGCAAGCCCGCGCCGCGCGCGGTGGTGCTGGCGGACGCGGACGCGCTGGGCGACGGCATCCTGGGCAACGTGGGCAATGCATACCTCGCGGTGGACACGCTGCGCTGGCTCTCCGGGGAGGAGGCGCTCTCCGGGGTGACGACGAGCGAGGAGGACGTGCCGTTGCAGCACACGCGCGCGCAGGACGTCGCGTGGTTCTACGCGACCGTCTTCCTGGCGCCGGTGGTGGTGCTGGCGGTGGGCTTCTTCGTGACGCGCAGGCGCGGGCGGCGTGCGCCCCGGAGTGTCGCGACGGTGGGAGGTGCGCGATGA
- a CDS encoding GvpL/GvpF family gas vesicle protein, with protein MATKQQAEVSREGRARYLYAVVRARSGWAAELTGLGPSPVHAVREDDLLALVSDTAGLRVAPTRAHLLTHQRVTDAVLREHTLVPVAFGTVLPSEERVRELLRAAHAPLVRALDVLEGRVELGLKVYCHRDALARRLEAEQPELARRPTEPEEDHEQRLELALLERTTRDMDVLRTGLAPLVAATHESAPLGERMLLNAAFLVDRAAVAAFEARLKTLVARTEVYAFRFTGPWAGYSFVDVRLDMEGELSAGTR; from the coding sequence ATGGCGACGAAGCAGCAGGCGGAAGTGTCGCGGGAAGGCAGGGCGCGCTACCTCTACGCCGTCGTGCGGGCGCGGAGCGGCTGGGCGGCGGAGCTCACGGGGCTGGGCCCGTCGCCGGTGCACGCGGTGCGCGAGGACGACCTGCTGGCGCTGGTGTCCGACACGGCGGGCCTGAGGGTGGCCCCCACGCGGGCGCACCTGCTGACGCACCAGCGCGTGACGGACGCGGTGCTGCGCGAGCACACGCTGGTGCCGGTGGCCTTCGGCACGGTGCTGCCGTCGGAGGAGCGGGTGCGGGAGCTGCTGCGCGCGGCCCACGCGCCGCTCGTGCGTGCGCTGGACGTGCTGGAGGGGCGCGTGGAGCTGGGGCTGAAGGTGTACTGCCACCGCGACGCGCTGGCGCGCAGGCTGGAGGCGGAGCAACCGGAGCTGGCCCGGCGGCCCACCGAGCCCGAGGAGGACCACGAGCAGCGGCTGGAGCTGGCGCTGCTGGAGCGCACCACGCGGGACATGGACGTGCTGCGCACCGGGCTGGCGCCGCTGGTGGCGGCCACGCACGAGTCCGCGCCCCTGGGGGAGCGGATGCTGCTCAACGCGGCCTTCCTGGTGGACCGCGCGGCGGTGGCCGCCTTCGAGGCGCGGCTGAAGACGCTGGTGGCGCGCACGGAGGTGTACGCCTTCCGCTTCACCGGCCCCTGGGCGGGCTACAGCTTCGTGGACGTGCGGCTGGACATGGAGGGCGAGCTCAGCGCGGGGACGCGGTGA
- a CDS encoding response regulator, translating to MTNTPEKPKPLVLVVDDYQDAREMYAEYLEFSGFRVAEAKNGQEALDKAFELVPDVILMDLSLPVMDGWEATRRLKGDARTRHIPVVALTGHALKGHSEDANQAGCDAYVTKPCLPDALVDQVKKMIERREAAQAR from the coding sequence ATGACGAACACCCCGGAAAAACCCAAGCCGCTCGTGCTGGTGGTGGACGACTACCAGGATGCCCGGGAGATGTACGCGGAGTACCTGGAGTTCTCCGGCTTCCGCGTGGCGGAGGCGAAGAACGGCCAGGAGGCGTTGGACAAGGCCTTCGAGCTGGTGCCGGACGTCATCCTGATGGACCTGTCCCTGCCGGTGATGGACGGCTGGGAGGCGACGCGCCGGCTGAAGGGCGACGCGCGCACGCGGCACATCCCGGTGGTGGCGCTTACCGGGCATGCGCTGAAGGGCCACTCGGAGGACGCGAACCAGGCCGGGTGCGACGCGTACGTCACCAAGCCGTGCCTGCCGGACGCGCTGGTGGACCAGGTGAAGAAGATGATCGAACGGCGCGAGGCGGCCCAGGCACGCTGA
- a CDS encoding PAS domain-containing sensor histidine kinase — protein MASPAPLPPADADAGARLVLAEHLLACESATACARAMVEWLARQCGIAVACLGPGDGGAASVCLAAEGLSAPQQLTLARAWDEPASPLFSFRTRPGARWLAADALEGSTFAGGVLAVPLGRPGSPAVALLTLGLSGPGVPPDVAWAAACAGPLLARLLASDARTPRRPEPDRLLRRVINAVSDPVLLTDPEGAVLFANGRAEALLVAGPDASPGRARAVELNQRLFRDTLAQGGATGAGVHRREVPLVDPVEGMDLLFELVTTPVLAPDGPAVVVSVLRNVTDLGRAAQALGESYRKLRATEREARSERHRLDRVLDSVAAPIILSDPTGGMVMMNDPAERLFAQLHDMGEASGRRVRANDALFGSFLSHLLGPENAGVSRWKSQLTLDDPSTGAPVPMEAMANKVLGDQGELTGIVTVFHDRTEVLERARLLERVKEVSSDLEARVLSATAELAEQNEKLRRQAIQLEQASAAKSQFLANMSHEFRTPLNAILGYTNMLLQGVSGEMTPPQRRNLTRIDSNGRHLLEVINEILDITRIEAGRMPLHLTDFGLPELLQEVMAEMDPIIARSKLTVETHLEEGLPGVWTDRQKVKQIVLNLLSNALKFTHEGSVHVSAEYQNGTGILSISVKDTGIGIDLSNQEKIFEDFQQVDSSPTRAYGGTGLGLSICRRLATMLGGRVSLQSSPGQGSTFTLHFPRRARRT, from the coding sequence GTGGCGTCTCCAGCCCCACTGCCCCCCGCCGACGCCGATGCCGGGGCGCGCCTCGTGCTCGCCGAGCACCTGCTCGCCTGCGAGTCCGCCACCGCCTGTGCGCGGGCGATGGTGGAGTGGCTCGCGCGGCAGTGCGGCATCGCGGTCGCCTGTCTGGGTCCGGGCGACGGCGGGGCGGCGTCCGTGTGCCTGGCGGCCGAGGGGCTCTCTGCTCCCCAGCAGCTCACGCTCGCGCGGGCGTGGGACGAGCCCGCCTCGCCCCTGTTCTCCTTCCGCACCCGGCCCGGGGCCCGGTGGCTGGCGGCGGACGCGCTGGAGGGGAGCACCTTCGCGGGTGGCGTCCTCGCGGTGCCGCTGGGCCGGCCCGGTTCGCCCGCGGTCGCGCTGCTGACCCTGGGGCTGTCCGGGCCGGGCGTGCCGCCGGACGTGGCGTGGGCGGCGGCGTGCGCGGGGCCGCTGCTCGCGCGGCTGTTGGCCTCGGATGCCCGGACGCCGCGCCGGCCGGAGCCGGACCGGCTCCTGCGCCGGGTCATCAACGCGGTGTCGGATCCGGTGCTGTTGACGGACCCGGAAGGGGCGGTCCTCTTCGCCAATGGCCGCGCGGAGGCGCTGCTGGTGGCGGGGCCGGACGCCAGCCCCGGCCGCGCGCGCGCGGTGGAGCTCAACCAGCGCCTGTTCCGGGACACGCTCGCGCAGGGCGGCGCCACGGGAGCGGGCGTGCACCGGCGGGAGGTGCCGCTGGTGGATCCGGTGGAGGGCATGGACCTGCTCTTCGAGCTGGTCACCACGCCGGTGCTGGCGCCGGACGGACCTGCGGTGGTGGTGAGCGTGCTGCGCAACGTGACGGACCTGGGCCGCGCCGCGCAGGCGCTGGGCGAGAGCTACCGCAAGCTGCGCGCCACCGAACGCGAGGCGCGCAGCGAGCGCCACCGGCTGGACCGGGTGCTGGACTCGGTGGCGGCCCCCATCATCCTGTCCGACCCCACGGGCGGCATGGTGATGATGAACGACCCGGCCGAGCGCCTCTTCGCCCAGCTCCACGACATGGGCGAGGCCTCCGGGCGCCGGGTGCGCGCCAACGACGCGCTCTTCGGCTCCTTCCTCTCCCACCTGCTGGGCCCCGAAAACGCGGGCGTGTCGCGGTGGAAGAGCCAGTTGACGCTGGATGATCCCTCCACCGGCGCGCCCGTGCCCATGGAGGCCATGGCCAACAAGGTGCTGGGCGACCAGGGGGAGCTCACCGGCATCGTCACCGTCTTCCACGACCGCACGGAGGTGCTGGAGCGGGCGCGGCTGCTGGAGCGGGTGAAGGAGGTCTCCAGCGACCTGGAGGCCCGCGTGCTGTCGGCGACGGCGGAGCTGGCGGAGCAGAACGAGAAGCTGCGCCGGCAGGCCATCCAGTTGGAGCAGGCGAGCGCCGCCAAGTCCCAGTTCCTGGCCAACATGTCGCATGAGTTCAGGACGCCGCTCAACGCCATCCTCGGCTACACCAACATGCTGCTGCAGGGCGTGTCCGGGGAGATGACGCCCCCGCAGCGCAGGAACCTCACCCGCATCGACTCCAACGGGCGGCACCTGCTGGAGGTCATCAACGAGATTTTGGACATCACCCGCATCGAAGCGGGGCGGATGCCGCTGCACCTGACGGACTTCGGGCTGCCGGAGCTGCTGCAGGAGGTGATGGCGGAGATGGACCCCATCATCGCGCGCAGCAAGCTGACGGTGGAGACGCACCTGGAGGAAGGGCTGCCGGGCGTGTGGACCGACCGACAGAAGGTGAAGCAGATCGTCCTCAACCTGTTGTCCAACGCGTTGAAGTTCACGCATGAGGGCAGCGTGCACGTGTCGGCGGAGTATCAGAACGGCACCGGCATCCTCTCCATCTCGGTGAAGGACACGGGCATCGGCATCGACCTGTCGAACCAGGAGAAGATCTTCGAGGACTTCCAGCAGGTGGACAGCTCTCCCACGCGGGCCTATGGGGGCACGGGGCTGGGCCTGTCCATCTGCCGTCGACTGGCCACCATGCTGGGGGGGCGCGTCTCCCTCCAGAGCAGCCCGGGCCAGGGTTCGACCTTCACCCTGCACTTTCCACGACGCGCGAGACGGACATGA
- a CDS encoding FAD-dependent oxidoreductase translates to MNDERLNRSLWTVTTPPRDFPPLQGDLAVDVAIIGGGIAGLTTAWLLKRAGKKVAVLEMHRILSGQTGQTTAHLTELLDTPYTTLLQDFGDKGAHLAASSSRAAIEQIASLVETLSIPCGFTRVPLFKYAETDQELRELLHEVSAARQVGLLASFTKDVPLPFPVKGALRVEDQALFHPREYLLALADGLPGDGCHLFENTKVVEIHDGAPCRVVTERGTVTAQAVVEATTTPLNRVAMHTKLFPYRTYAVAGPLEGPLEAGQYYDSRDPYHYIRTQQVDGVPYVIVGGEDHKVGTEEDTASCFTALEAYARKHLPVKRLTHRWSGQVIEPADGLPYIGRNVGSRHVYVATGFSGTGMTFGTLAGMVVSDLILGNENPYAALYAPGRVTPKASAKDFIQENAEVAFRFVADRLAKPDGRHLADVAPGQGKILEVDGRKVAVYREDDGTAHAVSPVCTHLGCHVHWNNSERSWDCPCHGGRFSPTGRVLNGPAVKDLPSRKLPVK, encoded by the coding sequence ATGAATGACGAGCGCCTGAACAGATCCCTCTGGACCGTCACGACCCCGCCCCGGGACTTTCCCCCCTTGCAGGGCGACCTCGCCGTGGACGTGGCCATCATCGGTGGCGGCATCGCGGGGTTGACGACAGCCTGGCTGCTCAAGCGCGCCGGCAAGAAGGTGGCGGTGCTGGAGATGCACCGCATCCTCTCCGGCCAGACGGGGCAGACGACCGCGCACCTCACGGAGCTGCTGGACACGCCGTACACCACGCTCCTCCAGGACTTCGGCGACAAGGGCGCGCACCTGGCCGCGTCCTCCAGCCGGGCCGCCATCGAACAGATTGCCTCCCTGGTGGAGACGCTCTCCATCCCGTGCGGCTTCACCCGGGTGCCCCTGTTCAAGTACGCGGAGACGGACCAGGAGCTGCGGGAGCTGCTGCACGAAGTGTCCGCCGCGCGGCAGGTGGGGCTGCTGGCCTCCTTCACGAAGGACGTGCCCCTGCCGTTCCCGGTGAAGGGCGCGCTGCGCGTGGAGGACCAGGCGCTGTTCCACCCGCGCGAGTACCTGCTCGCGCTCGCGGATGGCCTGCCCGGGGACGGCTGTCACCTGTTCGAGAACACCAAGGTGGTGGAGATCCACGACGGCGCGCCCTGCCGCGTCGTCACCGAGCGGGGCACCGTCACCGCCCAGGCCGTGGTGGAGGCCACCACCACGCCGCTCAACCGCGTGGCCATGCACACCAAGCTCTTCCCCTACCGCACCTACGCGGTGGCGGGGCCGCTGGAGGGCCCCCTGGAGGCGGGCCAGTACTACGACAGCCGGGACCCCTATCACTACATCCGCACGCAGCAGGTGGACGGCGTGCCGTACGTCATCGTGGGCGGCGAGGACCACAAGGTCGGAACCGAGGAGGACACGGCCTCGTGCTTCACCGCGCTGGAGGCGTACGCGCGCAAGCACCTGCCGGTGAAGCGGCTCACCCACCGCTGGTCGGGACAGGTCATCGAACCCGCGGATGGCCTGCCCTATATCGGACGCAACGTGGGCAGCCGCCACGTGTACGTGGCCACGGGCTTCTCCGGCACGGGCATGACGTTCGGGACGCTGGCCGGCATGGTGGTGTCGGACCTCATCCTCGGCAACGAGAACCCCTACGCCGCGCTGTACGCCCCGGGCCGCGTGACTCCGAAGGCCAGCGCGAAGGACTTCATCCAGGAGAACGCGGAGGTGGCCTTCCGCTTCGTCGCGGACCGCCTGGCGAAGCCGGACGGCCGCCACCTGGCGGACGTCGCCCCCGGCCAGGGGAAGATTCTCGAAGTGGACGGTCGCAAGGTGGCCGTCTACCGCGAGGACGACGGCACCGCGCACGCCGTGTCCCCCGTGTGCACGCACCTGGGCTGCCACGTGCATTGGAACAACTCGGAGCGCTCCTGGGACTGCCCGTGTCACGGCGGCCGCTTCAGCCCCACGGGCCGCGTGCTCAACGGCCCCGCCGTGAAGGACCTGCCGTCGCGGAAATTGCCGGTGAAGTGA
- a CDS encoding hemerythrin domain-containing protein has protein sequence MNALELLKQQHEEVAKLFKKYEKLADHDDEQRQELFEQIADRLGAHAKIEELYFYPALKKEDTEDELREAVEEHLVVKRLIADLLSMEADEEEFDAKMKVLQENVEHHVEEEEKDLFKSARKLLSKEQLEDLGIQMEEEFDSLMDGEPRMDVPEETDRAAPI, from the coding sequence ATGAACGCACTGGAGCTGTTGAAGCAGCAGCACGAAGAGGTGGCGAAGCTGTTCAAGAAGTACGAGAAGCTCGCGGATCACGACGACGAGCAGCGCCAGGAACTCTTCGAGCAGATCGCCGACCGGCTCGGGGCGCACGCGAAGATTGAAGAGCTGTACTTCTATCCGGCGCTCAAGAAGGAGGACACGGAGGACGAGCTGCGCGAGGCCGTGGAGGAGCACCTCGTCGTCAAGCGCCTCATCGCGGACCTCTTGAGCATGGAGGCGGACGAGGAGGAGTTCGACGCCAAGATGAAGGTCCTCCAGGAGAACGTGGAGCACCACGTCGAGGAGGAGGAGAAGGATCTCTTCAAGTCCGCGCGCAAGCTGCTGAGCAAGGAGCAGTTGGAGGACCTGGGCATCCAGATGGAGGAGGAGTTCGACTCGCTGATGGACGGCGAGCCGCGCATGGACGTGCCGGAGGAGACCGACCGCGCCGCGCCCATCTAG